Proteins from a single region of Belliella baltica DSM 15883:
- a CDS encoding BlaI/MecI/CopY family transcriptional regulator — protein MRNLTRAEEQVMQILWEAEKGFVKDLLEKMTEPKPAYNTVSTIIRILERKGFVQHKAYGKSHEYYPIVSKDAYRSHSIKNLLSGYFGGSFTKMASFFAKDENLNIKELEKIMNEVKEEVK, from the coding sequence ATGAGAAATCTAACAAGAGCAGAGGAGCAGGTAATGCAGATCCTATGGGAAGCAGAAAAAGGATTCGTAAAAGACCTTTTGGAAAAAATGACGGAGCCTAAGCCGGCTTACAACACCGTATCAACAATTATCAGAATTCTTGAAAGAAAAGGATTCGTACAACACAAAGCTTATGGAAAGTCTCACGAATACTATCCAATAGTATCCAAAGATGCCTACAGAAGCCACTCTATCAAAAACTTACTTTCTGGTTATTTCGGAGGTTCATTCACAAAAATGGCATCTTTCTTTGCCAAAGATGAAAACTTGAATATCAAGGAACTTGAAAAAATAATGAATGAAGTCAAAGAAGAAGTAAAGTAA